Proteins from one Lacrimispora sphenoides genomic window:
- the infC gene encoding translation initiation factor IF-3 yields the protein MINEQIRDKEVLLIGENGEKLGIMSTRDALQMAKESELDLVKIAPTAKPPVCKIIDYGKYRYELARKEKEAKKKQKVIEVKEVRLSPNIDTNDLNTKMSAARKFLEKGDKVKVTLRFRGREMAHMSKSRYILDDFAEKLADIAVIDKPPKVEGRSMIIFLNAKRQ from the coding sequence ATGATTAATGAACAGATCAGAGATAAGGAAGTTCTGTTGATTGGTGAAAACGGAGAAAAATTGGGAATCATGTCTACCAGGGATGCTTTGCAGATGGCAAAGGAATCAGAACTGGATTTGGTTAAGATTGCTCCGACTGCAAAACCACCGGTTTGTAAGATTATCGATTATGGTAAATATCGTTATGAACTGGCAAGGAAAGAAAAAGAAGCTAAAAAGAAACAGAAGGTAATCGAAGTAAAGGAAGTTCGTTTATCTCCTAACATTGACACCAACGATTTAAACACGAAGATGAGCGCCGCAAGGAAGTTCCTCGAAAAGGGAGATAAAGTTAAGGTAACCTTACGTTTCAGAGGTCGTGAGATGGCGCATATGTCAAAGTCAAGATATATTCTGGATGACTTCGCTGAGAAGTTAGCAGATATCGCTGTTATTGACAAGCCACCTAAGGTGGAAGGAAGAAGCATGATTATATTTTTGAATGCAAAACGCCAGTAG
- a CDS encoding nucleotidyltransferase family protein codes for MLGASSVCGLILAAGLSSRMGDFKPLMPFQGKTLIESTIDSMLSAGVKQIVIVLGYRGNEIESILRLHYGKEIIYASNPHYETTDMLTSIKYGVRSMPHCKAFFLLPGDMPVVKKNTFLKLLKARPDDRPSVLFPTLGGYRKHPPLIDYRFRDIILKFEGEGGLRQLWKQQENSIIHVPVDDDGVWMDLDTMEDYEICISRFCPAKI; via the coding sequence TTGCTTGGAGCCAGTTCTGTCTGCGGCCTCATACTGGCCGCAGGATTGTCCAGCCGCATGGGGGATTTTAAGCCACTGATGCCGTTTCAGGGAAAAACCCTGATTGAAAGCACCATCGACAGCATGCTGTCAGCTGGAGTGAAACAGATCGTAATCGTTCTGGGTTACCGGGGGAATGAGATTGAATCAATTCTTCGCCTTCATTATGGAAAAGAAATCATTTACGCCAGCAATCCTCACTATGAAACTACCGATATGCTGACTTCCATAAAATATGGCGTTCGCTCCATGCCCCATTGCAAAGCATTTTTCCTGCTTCCAGGTGATATGCCGGTTGTTAAAAAAAACACATTCCTTAAACTTTTAAAAGCCCGGCCAGATGACCGGCCCTCTGTCCTCTTTCCCACTTTGGGAGGATACCGAAAGCACCCTCCCCTGATTGATTACAGATTCCGTGACATCATACTGAAATTTGAAGGAGAAGGCGGTCTGCGGCAATTATGGAAGCAGCAGGAGAATTCCATCATCCACGTACCAGTAGATGATGACGGCGTATGGATGGATCTGGATACCATGGAAGATTATGAAATCTGCATCAGCCGGTTTTGTCCGGCCAAAATATAA
- the thrS gene encoding threonine--tRNA ligase, translated as MKITLKDGSVKEYEHAMSVIDIASDISEGLARNACAGEVDGKVVDLRTEVDGDCSLSILTVSDSAGLSAYRHTASHILAQAVKRLYPQAKLAIGPSIENGFYYDFDIPSFSREDLDKIEGEMKKIIKEGAKIERFTLPREEAVKFMEEKGEPYKVELIQDLPEDSEISFYRQGEFTDLCAGPHLMSTKSIKAFKLTSSSGAYWRGSEKNAMLTRVYGTAFAKKEELNEYLEYLANIKNRDHNKLGRDMEIFATVDVIGQGLPLLMPKGAKIVQTLQRWIEDEEEKRGYMRTKTPLMAKKDLYIISDHWDHYKEGMFVLGNEETDDEVFALRPMTCPFQYYVYKQSQKSYRDLPCRYGETSTLFRNEDSGEMHGLTRVRQFTISEGHLIVRPDQIEEEFKGCVDLAKYCLTTLGLEGDVTYQMSKWDPNNADHYMGTPEMWDEVEGMMRKILDHIGIEYTEAAGEAAFYGPKLDIQAKNVYGKEDTMITIQLDMFLADRFDMSFVDKDGTKKRPYIIHRTSMGCYERTLAWLIEKYEGAFPTWLCPEQVRVLPISEKYHDYAEKVAAQLKDNGVLATVDERAEKIGYKIREARLSKLPYMLVVGQKEEEEGVVSVRSRFNGDEGQRPLSDFIDDICREIRTKEIKKVNITEEAK; from the coding sequence ATGAAGATTACGTTAAAAGACGGCTCAGTCAAGGAATATGAACATGCAATGTCAGTGATTGACATCGCTTCCGATATAAGCGAAGGCCTGGCTAGAAATGCCTGCGCTGGTGAGGTGGATGGAAAGGTTGTGGATTTGAGGACCGAGGTTGATGGGGACTGCAGTTTAAGCATTCTTACGGTCAGCGATTCTGCAGGTCTTTCTGCTTACCGTCATACAGCAAGCCATATCCTGGCACAGGCTGTTAAAAGGCTGTATCCCCAGGCAAAGCTTGCAATCGGACCGTCCATTGAAAATGGATTCTATTATGATTTTGATATCCCTTCTTTTTCAAGAGAAGATCTTGACAAAATCGAAGGTGAGATGAAGAAAATCATAAAGGAAGGTGCAAAAATCGAGCGTTTTACCCTTCCAAGAGAAGAAGCTGTTAAATTTATGGAGGAAAAGGGCGAACCTTATAAGGTAGAACTGATTCAGGACCTTCCTGAGGATTCGGAAATTTCCTTCTATCGTCAGGGAGAGTTTACGGACCTTTGCGCAGGACCCCACCTTATGAGCACCAAATCCATTAAGGCATTTAAGCTCACTTCTTCCTCTGGAGCATACTGGAGAGGCAGCGAGAAAAACGCTATGCTGACTCGTGTATACGGCACTGCTTTTGCTAAGAAGGAAGAGTTAAATGAATACCTGGAATATCTGGCAAACATTAAGAACCGGGATCATAACAAGCTGGGCCGTGACATGGAGATTTTCGCAACGGTTGATGTAATCGGTCAGGGACTTCCTCTATTAATGCCCAAGGGTGCAAAGATTGTCCAGACCTTACAGAGATGGATCGAGGATGAGGAAGAGAAGCGGGGTTATATGAGAACAAAAACCCCTCTCATGGCAAAGAAGGATTTATATATCATTTCCGACCACTGGGATCACTATAAGGAAGGAATGTTTGTACTGGGAAATGAGGAAACAGATGATGAGGTATTTGCTCTTCGCCCAATGACCTGCCCATTCCAATACTATGTTTACAAACAGAGCCAGAAATCTTACCGTGATCTGCCTTGCAGATACGGCGAAACCTCTACTCTGTTCCGCAACGAGGATTCCGGCGAGATGCACGGTCTGACCCGGGTACGCCAGTTTACTATTTCTGAAGGTCACTTAATCGTACGTCCTGATCAGATTGAAGAGGAATTTAAGGGCTGTGTGGATCTGGCAAAATACTGTCTCACAACACTTGGCCTGGAAGGCGATGTAACGTATCAAATGTCCAAATGGGATCCAAATAATGCGGATCATTATATGGGCACACCGGAGATGTGGGATGAAGTGGAAGGCATGATGCGCAAGATCCTTGACCACATCGGAATCGAATATACGGAAGCTGCCGGAGAAGCGGCGTTCTACGGACCTAAGCTGGATATTCAGGCAAAGAACGTATATGGTAAGGAAGATACCATGATTACCATTCAGCTGGATATGTTTTTAGCAGACCGCTTTGATATGAGCTTCGTGGATAAGGATGGAACAAAGAAACGTCCTTATATCATCCACAGAACTTCCATGGGCTGCTATGAAAGAACCCTGGCCTGGCTGATTGAAAAATATGAGGGAGCATTCCCGACATGGTTATGTCCTGAGCAGGTTCGCGTTCTTCCGATCTCTGAAAAATACCATGATTACGCAGAAAAAGTTGCGGCTCAGTTAAAGGATAACGGCGTTCTGGCAACGGTTGATGAGCGTGCGGAAAAGATCGGATACAAGATCCGTGAGGCGCGTCTGTCAAAGCTTCCATATATGCTGGTGGTAGGTCAGAAAGAGGAGGAAGAAGGTGTCGTATCTGTCCGCAGCCGTTTTAACGGCGATGAGGGACAGCGTCCGCTTTCCGATTTCATTGATGATATCTGCCGCGAGATCCGTACAAAGGAAATCAAAAAGGTAAATATAACAGAAGAAGCAAAATAA
- a CDS encoding AEC family transporter, with protein sequence MTAVLIKAVSFVSIIIMGYLLKRAGFFQAKDFYLISRVVIKITLPAAIVSNFSRITMDYSILFVCVIGFLCNCVTVAAGYVMYARRTKDTRAFAMINMSGYNVGNFTMPFVQSFLSPVGFAATSLFDAGNAVMCTGMTYTLASMVIGEEEKPSLKKAVLNLFSSAPFDAYVIMTALSILNIKLPSVLVTIADTAGGANAFLALLMLGIGFEIRMEKEKMSHIFRILGVRYIIAVLMAVGFYFLAPFGLDVRRALVIVSLGPVSSVAPAFTGALNGDIETASAINSLSIVISIAAITAALIILL encoded by the coding sequence ATGACAGCGGTACTGATAAAGGCAGTTTCATTTGTATCAATTATTATTATGGGATACCTGCTCAAACGTGCAGGTTTTTTTCAGGCAAAGGATTTTTACCTGATTTCCAGGGTCGTGATTAAGATTACCCTTCCTGCAGCCATTGTTTCCAATTTCAGCAGGATCACCATGGATTACTCCATTCTTTTTGTATGTGTAATCGGATTTTTGTGCAATTGTGTGACGGTTGCCGCCGGGTATGTGATGTATGCCCGAAGAACAAAGGACACAAGGGCTTTTGCAATGATCAACATGTCTGGATATAATGTTGGAAATTTTACCATGCCCTTTGTACAGAGCTTTTTGAGTCCGGTTGGATTTGCAGCCACAAGCCTGTTTGATGCCGGGAATGCTGTTATGTGTACCGGAATGACTTACACCCTGGCCAGTATGGTGATCGGAGAGGAGGAAAAGCCTTCCTTAAAAAAGGCTGTGCTTAATCTTTTTTCCTCGGCTCCTTTTGATGCGTATGTCATAATGACTGCTTTAAGCATACTTAATATAAAGCTGCCTTCTGTTTTGGTCACCATTGCGGATACCGCAGGGGGAGCCAATGCGTTTCTCGCACTTTTAATGCTTGGCATTGGTTTTGAGATCCGTATGGAAAAGGAAAAGATGAGCCACATTTTCAGGATATTAGGAGTAAGGTATATTATTGCGGTTTTAATGGCAGTTGGGTTTTATTTTCTGGCACCTTTTGGACTTGATGTACGCCGGGCACTGGTGATCGTGTCTCTTGGCCCTGTGTCATCAGTGGCGCCTGCTTTTACCGGTGCTTTAAACGGAGATATCGAGACAGCAAGCGCAATCAATTCCCTGTCAATTGTCATCAGCATAGCTGCAATTACGGCAGCTTTGATCATTCTTTTATAA
- a CDS encoding EamA family transporter, whose amino-acid sequence MWFAFALLSSVFAAFTSILAKMGIEGVNSNLATAIRTVVVVLLAWLIVFLTGAQTGLSEISRKSWIFLILSGIATGLSWICYYKALQIGEASKVVPVDKLSIVLTVILAFLILHEQFTIKKLIGILLITAGTFVMIL is encoded by the coding sequence ATGTGGTTTGCTTTCGCTCTTCTTTCCTCCGTTTTTGCCGCATTCACTTCTATTTTGGCTAAAATGGGAATCGAAGGAGTCAATTCCAATCTGGCTACGGCCATCCGGACAGTTGTTGTGGTACTTTTGGCCTGGTTAATCGTTTTTCTCACAGGTGCCCAGACCGGTCTCTCTGAAATCAGCAGGAAAAGCTGGATCTTTCTCATCCTGTCCGGCATTGCTACCGGCCTCTCCTGGATTTGCTATTACAAGGCCCTTCAAATTGGAGAAGCTTCCAAGGTAGTTCCCGTAGATAAGCTAAGCATCGTTCTCACTGTGATCCTGGCATTTCTTATTCTCCATGAACAATTTACTATAAAAAAGCTCATAGGCATCCTTCTGATTACGGCAGGAACCTTTGTTATGATCTTATGA
- a CDS encoding branched-chain amino acid aminotransferase gives MQTIRIEKTTCPKEKPGNDNPLTFGTIFTDHMFEVDYEEGKGWYDPRIVPYHKLELDPSSMVFHYGQEMFEGLKAYKTEDGRVLLFRPDKNIERANRSNRRLCIPEIPEDLFLEGLKTVVNVDQDWIPTKPGTSLYIRPFVIATDPFLGVRPSNTYKFMIILSPVGAYYASGLDPVKIWIEDEYVRAVKGGIGEAKTGGNYVASLASQVKAHDEGYSQVLWLDGVHRKYIEEVGAMNIFFKINGVVITPELNGSILPGVTRDSVIALCKKWGVAVEERKVSVDEVVAAARSGAMEECFGTGTAAVISPVGELRFEEERMSVGGGKIGELTQKLYDAITGIQLGMIEGPEGWSVEVK, from the coding sequence ATGCAGACAATCAGAATCGAAAAAACAACTTGCCCGAAAGAAAAACCAGGCAATGATAACCCGTTGACATTTGGAACCATATTTACGGATCATATGTTTGAGGTGGACTATGAAGAGGGAAAGGGCTGGTATGATCCCAGGATTGTGCCTTATCATAAGCTGGAGCTGGACCCTTCTTCCATGGTATTCCATTACGGACAGGAGATGTTCGAGGGCTTAAAGGCATACAAGACAGAAGACGGCAGGGTCTTGCTGTTCCGTCCTGATAAGAATATCGAGCGTGCCAACAGAAGCAACCGAAGGCTTTGCATACCGGAGATTCCGGAAGATCTGTTTTTAGAAGGATTAAAAACAGTTGTAAACGTGGATCAGGACTGGATTCCTACAAAACCGGGAACCTCCCTTTATATCAGGCCCTTTGTAATTGCTACCGATCCATTCTTGGGGGTCAGGCCTTCCAACACCTATAAGTTCATGATCATCTTATCGCCTGTTGGAGCTTATTATGCCAGTGGCCTTGATCCGGTCAAGATATGGATCGAGGATGAATATGTGAGAGCGGTAAAGGGCGGCATCGGTGAAGCTAAGACAGGGGGGAATTACGTTGCTTCCCTGGCTTCTCAGGTAAAGGCTCATGATGAGGGCTATTCCCAGGTGTTATGGCTTGACGGCGTTCACCGGAAATACATCGAAGAAGTAGGTGCCATGAACATCTTCTTTAAGATCAACGGCGTGGTCATCACCCCGGAGCTAAACGGAAGCATTCTCCCGGGCGTTACCAGGGATTCCGTCATTGCCCTGTGTAAAAAATGGGGAGTGGCTGTTGAAGAACGGAAGGTTTCGGTTGACGAGGTGGTTGCGGCGGCAAGATCCGGCGCAATGGAAGAATGCTTTGGTACAGGAACGGCAGCCGTTATATCCCCAGTTGGTGAGCTTCGGTTTGAGGAAGAGAGAATGTCTGTGGGAGGCGGTAAGATCGGAGAATTGACCCAGAAACTTTATGATGCCATTACCGGCATCCAGCTGGGCATGATTGAAGGGCCAGAGGGCTGGTCCGTGGAAGTAAAATAA
- a CDS encoding DUF1540 domain-containing protein — protein MTKLDCNVTSCLHNSDNYCCKSAIIVEGSQAKDSYDTCCGSFDENKDGSFHNLFKTPESRLEVDCEAVNCVYNEGRHCSAEHIGIAGDGANAAEHTECSTFKTR, from the coding sequence ATGACAAAATTAGATTGTAATGTAACAAGCTGTCTTCATAATTCAGATAATTATTGCTGTAAGTCCGCCATTATCGTAGAAGGATCCCAGGCAAAGGACAGCTATGATACCTGCTGTGGAAGCTTTGATGAGAATAAGGACGGTTCTTTCCATAACTTATTCAAGACTCCGGAAAGCCGTCTGGAAGTGGACTGCGAAGCTGTCAACTGCGTTTACAATGAAGGCCGCCACTGTTCTGCGGAGCATATTGGAATCGCAGGGGACGGTGCGAATGCAGCAGAGCATACCGAATGCTCCACCTTTAAAACCAGATAA
- a CDS encoding acetamidase/formamidase family protein produces the protein MKTITRDYITNVLAKENPPCGRIKAGEIVAFETYDCFTNQFLPEEATFENVIRKPGNPATGPLYIEGAMPGDMLKIDILDIEMGPVGIVMLGPGSGSEKEEFPRKVLRRVPVKGGYAYFNERVKIPVKPMIGVIGVAPAGEGVSTITPMDHGGNMDCTQIKKGASLYLPVFVEGALLSMGDFHAIMGDGEVEDCGLEIQGRATVRVSVVRNKNCVSYPMIETEDKLITLASREQVEEAWRAASRQLYEFMKEKVGMDYEEAGMLLTMTGDLVICQTVNPMKTVRMELPRHITQSYGFDSISV, from the coding sequence ATGAAAACCATAACCAGGGATTATATTACAAATGTTCTTGCAAAGGAGAATCCGCCCTGCGGCAGGATCAAGGCAGGAGAAATCGTGGCCTTTGAGACCTACGACTGTTTTACAAACCAGTTTCTTCCGGAAGAGGCGACCTTTGAAAATGTGATAAGAAAGCCAGGGAATCCGGCTACAGGGCCTCTCTATATTGAGGGAGCGATGCCGGGAGATATGCTTAAGATCGATATTCTGGATATTGAAATGGGCCCTGTGGGTATTGTCATGCTAGGGCCTGGCAGCGGAAGCGAAAAGGAGGAATTTCCCCGGAAAGTATTAAGGCGGGTGCCCGTAAAGGGAGGATATGCCTATTTCAATGAACGGGTCAAAATCCCGGTAAAACCCATGATCGGCGTCATCGGAGTGGCACCGGCAGGCGAGGGAGTATCCACCATCACCCCCATGGACCATGGCGGAAATATGGATTGCACTCAGATCAAAAAGGGAGCATCCTTATATCTGCCTGTATTTGTGGAGGGAGCTCTTTTGTCCATGGGAGATTTTCATGCTATCATGGGAGACGGCGAAGTGGAGGACTGCGGTCTGGAAATACAAGGACGGGCTACCGTCCGGGTGAGCGTAGTGAGAAATAAAAACTGCGTTTCCTATCCAATGATTGAAACAGAGGATAAGCTTATCACCCTTGCATCCAGGGAACAGGTGGAGGAGGCCTGGCGGGCGGCTTCCAGACAGCTGTATGAGTTTATGAAGGAAAAGGTTGGGATGGATTATGAAGAAGCCGGCATGCTGCTTACCATGACCGGGGACCTTGTCATCTGCCAGACAGTAAACCCGATGAAGACGGTGAGAATGGAACTTCCCCGTCATATAACTCAAAGTTATGGTTTTGATTCCATTTCGGTTTAG
- a CDS encoding MATE family efflux transporter: protein MTDTKNDFSKGNVVENILKLAVPMTLAQLINVLYNIVDRIYIGRLPENATMALTGLGLCLPIISIVIAFANLFGMGGAPLCSIERGRGNDKEAEKIMGNSFVLLVAFGLGLTVLGLILKKPMLYLFGASDLTYPYADQYISIYLLGNVFVMIGLGMNSFINSQGFGTMGMVTVLLGAVANIILDPIFIFGLDMGVRGAALATILSQFLSALWIVKFLTGKKAILKLKTSCFRLRKHRVKNIIALGMSGFTMSITNSLVQIMYNASLQRYGGDLYVGVMTVINSVREVISMPVSGITNGAQPVMGFNYGAKKYDRVKRAIIFTSVVSIAYTTVMWGLVHGFTEFFIRIFNQEEALLKAGVPAMRIYYFGFFFMSLQFAGQSVFVALGKAKKAVFFSIFRKVVIVIPLILILPGLLGNGSAGVFMAEPVSNLIGGGACFITMLVTIWPELSEKRK from the coding sequence ATGACAGATACAAAGAATGATTTTTCAAAAGGAAACGTGGTGGAAAATATATTAAAGCTGGCCGTCCCCATGACATTGGCTCAGCTGATCAATGTGCTTTACAACATCGTTGACAGAATTTACATAGGAAGGCTTCCGGAAAATGCGACCATGGCATTAACAGGACTTGGACTGTGCCTTCCCATTATTTCCATAGTCATAGCCTTTGCCAATTTATTCGGCATGGGCGGTGCGCCTTTGTGCTCCATTGAGAGGGGGCGGGGTAATGATAAAGAAGCGGAAAAGATCATGGGTAATTCCTTTGTCCTTCTGGTGGCTTTTGGCCTGGGGCTTACCGTTTTGGGTCTGATTTTAAAAAAGCCCATGCTATATTTGTTTGGTGCCAGCGATTTAACTTATCCGTATGCGGATCAATACATCAGCATTTACCTGCTTGGCAATGTTTTCGTTATGATTGGCCTTGGGATGAACAGTTTTATCAACTCTCAGGGATTTGGAACGATGGGAATGGTAACGGTTCTTTTGGGAGCGGTTGCCAATATTATTTTAGACCCCATATTTATTTTTGGTCTGGACATGGGGGTAAGAGGCGCGGCCCTTGCGACCATATTGTCTCAGTTTCTTTCTGCTCTCTGGATAGTTAAATTCCTGACAGGAAAGAAAGCGATTTTAAAGCTTAAGACCTCCTGCTTTCGTTTGAGAAAACACAGGGTGAAAAATATCATTGCCCTTGGAATGTCAGGCTTTACCATGTCCATTACCAACAGCCTGGTGCAGATCATGTATAATGCTTCCTTACAGCGCTATGGCGGCGATTTGTATGTGGGAGTTATGACCGTCATCAATTCGGTCCGGGAGGTAATCTCCATGCCTGTAAGCGGAATTACCAATGGTGCGCAGCCGGTCATGGGCTTTAATTACGGAGCAAAAAAATATGACCGAGTAAAACGGGCAATTATTTTTACATCAGTAGTATCCATTGCATATACCACAGTCATGTGGGGGCTGGTCCATGGCTTTACGGAGTTTTTTATCCGGATTTTCAATCAGGAAGAAGCACTGTTAAAGGCAGGTGTTCCGGCGATGCGGATCTATTACTTCGGCTTCTTTTTCATGTCCCTGCAGTTTGCCGGCCAATCTGTGTTTGTAGCCCTGGGAAAAGCAAAAAAAGCGGTATTTTTCTCCATCTTCCGCAAGGTGGTGATCGTGATTCCTCTGATTCTCATCCTTCCGGGTTTGCTTGGAAACGGATCGGCAGGAGTCTTTATGGCGGAGCCGGTTTCCAATCTCATCGGAGGAGGAGCCTGCTTTATAACCATGCTGGTGACCATATGGCCGGAGCTTAGTGAAAAAAGAAAATAG
- a CDS encoding NTP transferase domain-containing protein, which produces MKISRIGGVIAAASKKDAEPLLQIGTIPIIKRIVISFQQAGIFPIVVVTGAEEDEVKYQLSSYGVIFIRNENCEQPELIDSVKIGLKYLLGKCDRMVFTPVNVPMFTPATLNSLLAANGDVVTPSCKGKGGHPIILSETIVPEIIAYSGNGGLKAAISSMSDRRIFLPVDDPGIFISVRDCRQLEDYLAEHNRALLHPTVQLNLQKESVFFNTRIKLLLYLILDTHSVRSACDRMALSYGKAWDMLNKLEEETGYPIAERRHGGKRGGNTTLTPQGIQFLKTWQKLEDSIFQFTQKEFSSLFRDSGLFR; this is translated from the coding sequence ATGAAAATCAGCCGAATTGGCGGGGTGATTGCAGCCGCCAGCAAAAAAGATGCGGAACCATTATTGCAGATCGGGACAATCCCCATAATAAAACGTATTGTTATATCCTTTCAACAGGCTGGCATTTTTCCCATTGTAGTCGTAACCGGAGCAGAGGAGGATGAAGTAAAATACCAGTTATCCAGCTATGGTGTGATCTTTATCCGCAATGAGAACTGCGAGCAGCCAGAGCTTATTGACTCCGTAAAAATAGGACTTAAATATTTACTGGGGAAATGTGACCGGATGGTTTTTACACCGGTTAATGTTCCCATGTTCACTCCGGCCACTTTAAATAGCCTGCTGGCCGCCAACGGGGATGTTGTAACGCCTTCCTGCAAAGGCAAAGGCGGACATCCCATTATTCTTTCAGAAACAATTGTTCCTGAAATCATTGCTTACTCTGGAAACGGAGGTTTAAAGGCAGCCATATCTTCTATGTCCGACCGCCGCATCTTTCTACCGGTTGATGACCCCGGAATCTTTATCAGTGTACGGGACTGCCGTCAATTGGAGGATTACCTGGCGGAGCACAACCGGGCGCTTCTCCATCCAACCGTTCAGTTAAACCTCCAAAAAGAATCCGTTTTCTTTAATACAAGAATCAAACTTCTGCTGTATCTGATCCTTGACACCCATTCCGTCCGCAGTGCCTGTGACCGCATGGCTTTATCCTACGGGAAAGCATGGGATATGTTAAATAAACTGGAAGAGGAAACGGGATATCCCATTGCAGAGCGGAGACACGGAGGCAAACGTGGCGGAAACACCACCCTGACTCCTCAGGGCATCCAGTTCTTAAAGACATGGCAGAAGCTGGAGGATAGTATATTTCAGTTTACACAAAAAGAGTTTTCTTCTCTCTTCCGTGACAGTGGATTGTTCCGGTAA